The following are encoded in a window of Halosolutus halophilus genomic DNA:
- a CDS encoding glycine zipper 2TM domain-containing protein encodes MFERVTHALNRARYAATGAAIGAFVGGLISRNGASTGAAIGALVGATIGEKRSDVDAAVERLGDLNETGLRSGSKSDAQD; translated from the coding sequence ATGTTCGAACGCGTAACACACGCGCTGAACCGGGCCCGCTACGCAGCGACCGGTGCGGCGATCGGGGCCTTCGTCGGAGGATTGATCAGTCGAAACGGCGCGAGCACGGGTGCGGCGATCGGCGCTCTCGTCGGCGCGACGATCGGCGAGAAGCGAAGCGACGTCGACGCCGCCGTCGAGCGACTCGGTGATCTGAACGAAACGGGCCTGCGCTCCGGTTCGAAGTCGGACGCGCAGGATTGA
- a CDS encoding A/G-specific adenine glycosylase produces MSDAESDGDADTDAGPEWDLPDDLAAVREALIEWYEADHRTFPWRETDDPYEILVSEVMSQQTQLDRVVEAWEEFLDRWPTTADLAAADRADVVGFWTGHSLGYNNRAKYLHEAATQVETEYDGEFPETPAGLQDLMGVGPYTANAVASFAFDNGDAVVDTNVKRVAYRAFDVPDDDAAFEAAANELLPDGESRVWNNAIMELGGVACTQTPRCDEVGCPWREWCSAYGTGDFTAPDVPTQPSFEGSRRQFRGRVIAALREYDELAIDTLGHRIRVDYAPEGEYGREWLLGLLEDLVDDGLVDVNRSGDEPIARLRR; encoded by the coding sequence ATGAGCGACGCCGAGTCAGATGGGGACGCGGACACCGACGCGGGTCCGGAGTGGGACCTCCCCGACGATCTGGCCGCAGTCCGCGAGGCCCTGATCGAGTGGTACGAGGCCGACCACCGCACGTTCCCGTGGCGGGAGACCGACGACCCCTACGAGATCCTCGTCAGCGAGGTGATGAGCCAGCAGACCCAGCTCGATCGGGTCGTCGAAGCCTGGGAGGAATTCCTCGATCGGTGGCCGACGACCGCCGACCTCGCGGCGGCCGATCGGGCCGACGTCGTCGGCTTCTGGACGGGCCACAGTCTCGGCTACAACAACCGGGCGAAGTACCTCCACGAAGCGGCCACCCAAGTGGAAACGGAGTACGACGGGGAGTTCCCGGAGACGCCGGCGGGACTCCAGGACCTGATGGGTGTGGGTCCCTACACCGCGAACGCGGTGGCGAGTTTCGCGTTCGACAACGGCGACGCCGTCGTCGACACGAACGTCAAGCGGGTCGCGTACCGGGCCTTCGACGTGCCGGACGACGATGCGGCCTTCGAGGCGGCTGCGAACGAACTCCTGCCCGACGGCGAGTCCCGCGTCTGGAACAACGCGATCATGGAACTCGGCGGCGTGGCCTGTACGCAGACGCCGCGTTGCGACGAGGTCGGCTGTCCGTGGCGCGAGTGGTGCAGCGCCTACGGGACCGGCGACTTCACCGCGCCCGACGTTCCCACCCAGCCGAGTTTCGAGGGGAGCCGCCGCCAGTTCCGCGGGCGCGTGATCGCCGCGCTGCGGGAGTACGACGAACTCGCGATCGACACGCTCGGCCACCGTATCCGCGTCGACTACGCACCCGAGGGCGAGTACGGCCGGGAGTGGCTTCTCGGCCTGCTCGAGGACCTCGTGGACGACGGACTGGTCGACGTGAACCGATCGGGCGACGAGCCTATCGCCCGATTACGTCGATAA